One region of Aythya fuligula isolate bAytFul2 unplaced genomic scaffold, bAytFul2.pri scaffold_46_arrow_ctg1_1, whole genome shotgun sequence genomic DNA includes:
- the LOC116501581 gene encoding olfactory receptor 14A16-like yields MSNSSSITEFLLLPFADTRELQLLHFALFLGIYLAALLGNSLILTTVACNHRLHTPMYFFLFNLALLDLGAISTTVPKAMANSLWDTRAISYSGCVAQVFLFLFLISAEFFLLTIMSYDRYVAICKPLHYGTLLGSRACAQMAAAAWGSGAVYALLHTANTFSLPLCGGNAVDQFFCEVPQILKLSCSQSYLRHVWVLMIGVPLASMCFFFILFSYVQVFRAVLRMPSEQGRHKAFSTCLPHLVVVSLFVITGLFAYIKPFSITFPAQDLMVSFLYSVMPPALNPLIYSMRNQELKCAIRNMISVMFLKKMPMPSLIGLILLIGWILVTEATPMAPCYQNLTKLTHYRRDTNLIRSTAIFTYLKPPYISSPFLDLVVTVLYSVVPPAMNPLVYSMRNKELKDALQKLLSGCTSEVTYCLSSPE; encoded by the exons atgtccaacagcagctccatcaccgagttcctcctcctgccatttgcGGACacacgggagctgcagctcctgcactttgcgctcttcctgggcatctacctggctgcccttcTGGGCAACAGCCTCATCCTCACCACCGTAGCCTGCaaccaccgcctccacacccccatgtacttcttcctcttcaacctcgccctccttgACCTAGGAGCCATCTCCAccactgtccccaaagccatggccaattccctctgggacaccagggccatttCCTACTCAGGATGTGTTGCACaggtctttctgtttcttttcttgatatcagcagagttttttcttctcaccatCATGTCCTAtgaccgctacgttgccatctgcaagcccctgcactacgggaccctcctgggcagcagagcttgtgcccagatggcagcagctgcttgggGCAGTGGGGCTGTCTATGCtctgctgcacactgccaatacattttccctgcccctctgcggaggaaatgctgtggaccagttcttctgtgaagtcccccagatcctcaagctctcctgctcacagTCCTACCTCAGGCATGTTTGGGTACTTATGATTGGTGTCCCTTTAGCatccatgtgcttttttttcattcttttttcctatgTGCAGGTCTTCAGGGccgtgctgaggatgccctctgagcagggccggcacaaagccttctccacgtgcctccctcacctggtcGTGGTCTCCCTGTTTGTCATCACTGGACTTTTTGCCTACATAAAGCCCTTCTCAATCACCTTCCCAGCCCAGGACCTGATGGTGTCATTTCTGTACTCAGTGATGCCTCCAGCactgaaccccctcatctacagcatgaggaaccaggagctcaagTGTGCCATTAGGAATATGATTTCAgtgatgtttctgaaaa aaatgcCAATGccatcacttattggcttgaTTCTTCTGATTGGCTGGATTCTtgtcacagaagccacccctatggcaccctgctaccaaaaccttaccaAGTTAACTCACTACAGGAGGGATACAAATTTAATCAGAAG CACTGCCATTTTTACCTACTTGAAGCCCCCCTACATCTCCTCCCCATTCCTGGATCTCGTGGTGACAGTTTTGTACTCGGTGGTTCCTCCAGCCATGAACCCCCTCgtctacagcatgaggaacaaggAGCTCAAGGATGCACTGCAGAAACTCCTGAGTGGGTGTACATCAGAAGTAACGTACTGCCTGTCTTCTCCAGAGTAG